In Raphanus sativus cultivar WK10039 chromosome 5, ASM80110v3, whole genome shotgun sequence, the following proteins share a genomic window:
- the LOC108857656 gene encoding uncharacterized protein LOC108857656 has product MGFSRAKRVTDPLADEARARLVGCSFSSGSEHTGDGIDDYEDDSPCLSDLVQGFLEDESNNQNNVNEEPRWCETDSESDSDDSDSERVELPDFADDIAKILRNSLREDSYGRAVLFHVARGMEMLSSLGSDQEQRAVLRRKLMSLLRELGHNAAICKTKWKTSGALTAGNHEFIDVVYAPASSQTTVRYIVDLDFASRFQIARPTAQYSRVLQSLPAVFVGHGDDLKRILRLVCDAARLSLRSRGLTLPPWRKNRYMQTRWLGSYKRTVNSTPSSPAVNTVMCRAVGFDNAVGDRLFVRTR; this is encoded by the coding sequence ATGGGTTTCTCAAGAGCAAAACGTGTCACTGACCCACTAGCCGACGAGGCTAGGGCTCGTCTCGTCGGGTGCAGCTTCAGCAGCGGCAGCGAACACACAGGCGACGGTATCGACGACTACGAAGACGATTCCCCTTGTCTTTCCGATCTGGTCCAAGGGTTCTTGGAAGACGAATCTAATAACCAAAATAACGTTAACGAGGAGCCGCGCTGGTGCGAAACCGACTCGGAATCGGACTCGGATGATTCGGACTCGGAGCGAGTCGAGCTCCCTGATTTCGCCGACGATATCGCGAAGATCCTGAGGAACTCTCTCAGGGAAGACAGCTACGGGAGAGCAGTGCTGTTTCACGTCGCGAGGGGTATGGAAATGCTGTCGTCTCTGGGATCCGATCAAGAACAGCGTGCCGTTTTGCGACGCAAGCTCATGTCTCTTCTTAGAGAGCTTGGACACAATGCGGCCATCTGCAAAACCAAATGGAAAACCTCCGGCGCACTCACCGCCGGGAACCACGAGTTCATCGACGTCGTGTACGCACCCGCCTCGTCTCAGACCACCGTGCGTTACATCGTGGATCTGGATTTCGCGTCGCGGTTTCAGATCGCAAGACCGACGGCGCAGTACTCGCGCGTGCTCCAGTCGCTACCGGCGGTTTTCGTCGGGCATGGGGATGACCTCAAGCGGATCTTGCGTCTCGTGTGCGACGCGGCGAGGCTGTCGCTTAGGAGCCGCGGGCTAACGCTTCCGCCGTGGAGGAAAAACCGTTATATGCAGACGCGGTGGCTTGGTTCTTACAAACGCACCGTTAACTCAACGCCTTCGTCTCCCGCCGTTAACACTGTCATGTGTCGTGCCGTTGGTTTCGATAACGCCGTCGGTGACCGTCTGTTTGTGCGGACTCGATAA
- the LOC108863223 gene encoding U-box domain-containing protein 9, translating into MAKTGVSDSDPTAIAKAKELKREMKKLLTNIEEEEDGPSVQTIDQLQEALSAFRQATMRKMAKSSSLEMLETVSCPDEFRCPLSNELMRDPVVLASGQTYDKLFIQKWLSSGNRTCPKTQQVLPHTGLTPNLLIRDMITKWCETVGLETTTYQSSLVDEEKAVTRSDREIFNSLLCKLSSSSNLQDQKSSAKELRRLTKKGTEFRALFGESSEGINRLVNPLLLHGSALNQDEQLQEDVITTLLNVSIHDDSNKKLVCENPNVIPLLIDALRRGTVATRSNAAATVFTLSALDSNKALIGKSGILKPLIDLLEEGNPSAIKDVAAAIFTLCIAHENRSRAVKDGAVRVLSKKISDGLYVDELLAILAMLVTHWKAVEELGELGGVTWLLRITRESECKRNKENAIVILHTICFSDRTKWKEIKEEESSHGTITRLAREGTSRAQRKANGILDRLRKAMNLTHTA; encoded by the exons ATGGCGAAGACCGGTGTGTCCGATTCGGATCCGACGGCGATCGCTAAAGCTAAGGAACTGAAACGTGAGATGAAGAAACTACTGACGAACATCGAGGAAGAGGAGGACGGTCCGAGCGTTCAGACAATCGATCAGTTGCAGGAGGCTCTGTCCGCGTTTAGACAGGCGACGATGAGGAAGATGGCGAAATCTTCTTCCCTGGAGATGCTCGAGACCGTGTCTTGTCCCGATGAGTTTCGTTGTCCTCTGTCTAACGAACTCATGCGTGATCCCGTCGTTTTGGCTTCTGGTCAG aCATATGATAAGTTATTCATACAGAAGTGGTTGAGTTCAGGGAACAGGACATGTCCCAAGACTCAACAAGTTCTGCCTCACACGGGTTTAACTCCCAATCTATTAATCCGTGATATGATTACTAAATGGTGCGAGACCGTTGGGTTAGAAACGACGACGTATCAATCTAGTCTCGTAGACGAGGAGAAAGCCGTGACAAGATCAGACCGTGAGATATTCAACTCCTTGCTCTGTAAACTCTCCTCGTCTTCGAATCTTCAAGATCAAAAATCATCCGCCAAGGAGCTAAGACGTCTGACCAAGAAAGGCACCGAGTTCCGTGCCCTGTTCGGCGAGTCTTCGGAAGGAATCAACCGCTTGGTGAATCCCTTGCTGTTACACGGGTCTGCCTTGAACCAAGACGAGCAACTTCAAGAAGACGTGATCACAACGCTGCTGAACGTATCAATACACGACGACAGCAACAAGAAGCTCGTCTGCGAAAACCCTAACGTGATCCCTCTCCTGATCGATGCGTTGAGGCGTGGAACTGTGGCAACCAGAAGCAATGCAGCTGCTACGGTCTTCACTCTCTCCGCACTCGATTCGAACAAAGCGCTTATAGGCAAATCAGGGATCTTGAAACCGCTTATCGATCTTTTAGAAGAAGGGAATCCATCAGCTATCAAAGACGTAGCCGCAGCGATCTTCACTCTCTGTATCGCTCATGAGAACAGGAGCAGAGCGGTCAAAGACGGTGCTGTTAGGGTTTTAAGTAAGAAAATCTCGGATGGGTTGTATGTGGACGAGCTTTTAGCTATACTAGCGATGCTCGTTACTCACTGGAAGGCTGTGGAGGAGCTTGGTGAGCTCGGTGGGGTTACTTGGCTGCTGAGGATAACTAGAGAGAGCGAATGCAAACGTAACAAAGAGAACGCGATTGTGATACTGCATACTATATGTTTCAGCGACAGGACGAAGTGGAAGGAGATCAAAGAAGAGGAGAGTAGTCATGGAACGATAACAAGGCTTGCGCGTGAAGGAACCTCTAGGGCGCAGAGGAAAGCAAATGGGATCTTGGATAGGCTGAGAAAAGCTATGAATCTTACTCACACAGCTTGA
- the LOC108857135 gene encoding E3 ubiquitin-protein ligase CHIP, which yields MVTGAISAMAAKQAERLKEDGNNCFKKERFGAAIDAYTEAITLSPKVPVYWTNRALCHMKRKDWTRVEEDCRKAIQLDHDSVKAHYMLGLALLQREDYADGVKALQRALDFGRGANPTGYMVEEIWEELSKAKYMEWELLSARRSWELNSLKETCVAALNQQRALDMSRTEESSEEDYSSHTEQLRSLDRVFEKAAEEDKPTEVPDYLCCNITLEIFRDPVISPSGVTYERAAILEHINKVGRFDPITREKLDPSKLVPNLAIKEAVAAYLDKHVWAYKMGS from the exons ATGGTGACAGGCGCGATCTCCGCCATGGCGGCGAAACAAGCCGAGCGGTTAAAGGAAGACGGCAACAATTGCTTCAAGAAGGAACGTTTCGGCGCCGCCATTGATGCTTATACAGAG GCGATAACTTTGTCACCCAAGGTTCCTGTTTACTGGACTAATCGAGCTCTCTGCCACATGAAGCGAAA GGATTGGACTAGGGTGGAAGAGGATTGTCGTAAAGCTATTCAGCTTGACCATGATTCTGTTAAG GCCCACTACATGCTAGGACTTGCTTTATTGCAGAGGGAAGATTATGCTGATGGAGTCAAAGCGTTGCAAAGG GCTTTAGATTTTGGAAGAGGCGCAAATCCAACTGGATATATGGTAGAAGAGATATGGGAAGAGCTTTCTAAGGCAAAATACATGGAGTGGGAACTGCTTTCCGCTAGGCGCTCCTGGGAATTGAACAGTTTGAA GGAAACCTGCGTGGCTGCTCTTAATCAACAACGTGCTTTAGATATGTCTCGAACAGAAGAGTCCTCGGAAGAAGACTATTCTTCCCATACTGAGCAGCTGAGATCTCTTGACCGAGTGTTTGAGAAAGCTGCAGAAGAGGACAAACCAACCGAG gtGCCAGATTACTTGTGTTGCAACATTACTCTTGAGATATTCCGGGATCCTGTGATTTCTCCAAGTGGGGTTACATATGAAAGAGCAGCTATCCTTGAACATATTAACAAG GTGGGAAGGTTTGATCCTATAACGCGTGAGAAACTCGATCCATCCAAACTCGTTCCAAATCTGGCTATCAAAGAGGCAGTGGCTGCTTATCTAGACAAGCACGTTTGGGCTTACAAGATGGGTAGTTGA
- the LOC108859652 gene encoding auxin-induced in root cultures protein 12 → MYLCLIKSRRPDQNLAMASHSFLLLVLAFTCLVSLISPAFSQTCSTQNILTTEKTPFQTCLDLPVLDSYLHYTYNATNSSLSIAFVATPARPSGWIAWAINPTGTGMAGSQAFVALRSGPGEAPVLKTYNISGITGSSLVEGRLAFEFWDQRVEVLTGNRVVIRTSVKVPAGEDSVNQVWQIGGNVTNGRIGIHPFTPANLKSTAVLRFSGSDAPAAAPGGGASNTPGQAGGPGNTGSMTTNVNFGISLGAFALLGSIFVS, encoded by the coding sequence ATGTACTTGTGTCTTATCAAATCCAGACGTCCAGACCAGAACTTAGCCATGGCTTctcattcttttcttcttcttgtcttagCCTTTACTTGTCTCGTCTCTCTCATCTCACCGGCGTTTTCACAAACTTGCTCTACACAGAACATACTCACCACCGAGAAAACTCCATTTCAGACTTGCTTAGACCTACCGGTACTCGACTCCTACCTCCACTACACATACAATGCAACCAACTCATCTCTCTCCATCGCTTTCGTCGCCACTCCAGCTCGACCCAGCGGCTGGATCGCTTGGGCTATCAACCCCACGGGGACTGGGATGGCCGGTTCTCAAGCCTTCGTCGCACTCAGATCCGGACCCGGCGAGGCTCCCGTCTTGAAGACGTACAACATCAGTGGCATTACTGGTAGCAGTCTCGTTGAAGGGAGACTTGCCTTCGAATTTTGGGATCAACGTGTCGAAGTCTTGACCGGGAATAGGGTCGTGATTCGCACCTCGGTTAAGGTTCCGGCGGGAGAGGATAGCGTGAACCAGGTGTGGCAGATCGGCGGGAATGTGACCAACGGTCGTATTGGAATTCATCCTTTCACTCCAGCCAATCTGAAGTCTACAGCTGTGCTGCGATTTTCTGGCTCTGACGCTCCTGCTGCTGCTCCCGGAGGTGGTGCCTCGAACACTCCAGGACAGGCGGGAGGTCCAGGGAACACGGGTTCGATGACGACTAACGTAAATTTCGGGATCAGTTTGGGAGCATTTGCTTTGTTGGGTAGTATTTTTGTTTCGTGA